One genomic region from Quercus robur chromosome 4, dhQueRobu3.1, whole genome shotgun sequence encodes:
- the LOC126724512 gene encoding phospholipase A(1) DAD1, chloroplastic-like: MKLSMRPVRPCTFNQPSTPTPKPIHYSCAYTLTQPPKLNNNNKKLVHHKTQPLKHWERLLDPIDHNTTNNSNTFPYHFMPTKSVKLGKKWKEYQGIRNWDGLLDPLDDNLRSEILRYGQFVEAAYKSFDFDPSSPSYATCLFPKSSLLEKSGLAQTGYRLTKNLRATSGIQLPRWIEKAPSWAVTKSSWIGYVAVCQDKEEIARLGRRDVVIAFRGTATCLEWLENLRATLTQVGPNHNNHSNNNNNDGPMVESGFLSLYTSGTKCSTSLQTMVREEISRLLQSYGDEPLSLTITGHSLGAALATLAAYDIKTAFKRAPLVTVISFGGPRVGNRSFRHVLEKQGTKILRIVNSDDLITKVPGFVIDKSNENENDDHDDMSCNRDVQLAGLIPSWIQKRVEDTQWVYAEVGRELRLSSRDSPYLNGFNFATCHELKTYLHLVDGFVSSTCPFRASARMLIDNYRRQKSQGLKTQTLKP; this comes from the coding sequence ATGAAGCTATCAATGAGACCCGTACGGCCATGCACATTTAACCAACCTTCAACCCCAACCCCAAAACCAATACACTACTCCTGTGCCTACACCCTCACTCAACCACCTAagctcaacaacaacaacaagaagctGGTCCACCACAAAACTCAACCATTAAAGCACTGGGAACGCTTACTCGATCCCATTGATCACAACACTACCAATAATTCCAACACTTTTCCTTACCATTTCATGCCCACAAAAAGTGTCAAACTCGGCAAGAAATGGAAGGAGTACCAAGGTATTCGAAACTGGGACGGCTTGCTCGACCCGCTCGACGATAATTTACGCAGCGAAATCCTCAGGTACGGCCAGTTCGTCGAGGCTGCGTACAAGTCCTTCGATTTCGACCCTTCTTCGCCTTCCTACGCGACCTGCTTGTTCCCCAAAAGCTCATTGCTCGAAAAGTCAGGCTTAGCACAAACTGGTTACCGTCTGACCAAGAATCTACGTGCAACCTCGGGTATTCAGCTCCCACGTTGGATCGAAAAGGCACCCAGTTGGGCTGTCACAAAGTCGAGCTGGATTGGCTACGTTGCGGTGTGTCAAGACAAGGAAGAAATCGCTAGGCTCGGTCGAAGAGACGTGGTGATTGCGTTTCGAGGCACAGCCACTTGCTTGGAATGGCTCGAGAATCTCCGAGCCACATTGACCCAAGTGGGTCCCAACCACAACAAccacagcaacaacaacaacaacgatgGACCCATGGTCGAGAGTGGGTTCCTCAGTCTTTACACTTCGGGGACCAAGTGCTCGACCAGCTTGCAAACCATGGTACGTGAAGAAATCTCGAGGCTTCTCCAATCGTACGGTGATGAGCCACTTAGCTTGACGATCACGGGACACAGCCTCGGTGCGGCCCTAGCTACGCTCGCGGCGTACGATATCAAAACCGCTTTCAAACGCGCACCGCTCGTTACTGTGATCTCGTTTGGTGGGCCACGTGTCGGCAATCGGAGCTTTCGACATGTCCTAGAAAAACAAGGGACCAAGATCCTGCGCATCGTGAACTCCGATGACCTAATAACCAAAGTACCCGGTTTTGTCATCGACAAAAGTAATGAAAACGAAAACGACGACCACGACGACATGTCGTGCAACAGAGATGTACAACTGGCTGGGTTGATACCCAGCTGGATACAAAAGCGAGTGGAGGACACGCAGTGGGTTTACGCAGAGGTTGGGAGAGAGCTAAGACTTAGTAGTAGGGACTCTCCGTACCTCAACGGCTTCAACTTCGCCACGTGTCACGAGCTCAAGACATACCTACACTTGGTGGACGGCTTTGTGAGCTCCACGTGTCC